From one Flavobacterium kingsejongi genomic stretch:
- the trpA gene encoding tryptophan synthase subunit alpha, translating into MNRIHTTLLENKKSLSIYFTAGFTQLNDTVTLIEELEKNGVDFIEIGLPFSDPLADGPIIQASSKQALSNGMTTKILFEQLQNIRKTVKIPLLIMGYFNPILQYGVEAFCIQCSKIGIDGLIIPDLPLEIYKAEYEPLFLKHGLSAIFLVTPQTSDSRILEIDAASSTFIYLVSTAAVTGGAGEFGPEQMDYFKRIAAMNLKNPLITGFGISSQKTFSQASEHTKGAIIGSAFVNFIKNNRIEDVKLFIENIL; encoded by the coding sequence ATGAACCGGATACATACTACATTATTAGAAAATAAAAAATCACTATCTATCTATTTTACAGCAGGATTTACGCAACTTAACGACACTGTTACTTTAATAGAAGAATTAGAAAAAAATGGTGTTGATTTCATCGAAATCGGACTTCCTTTTAGTGATCCTTTAGCAGACGGACCTATTATACAAGCCAGTTCCAAACAAGCTTTAAGCAACGGAATGACTACTAAAATACTCTTTGAACAGCTCCAAAATATCCGGAAAACAGTCAAAATCCCATTATTAATCATGGGCTATTTCAACCCGATACTCCAATATGGTGTAGAAGCTTTCTGTATTCAGTGCAGTAAAATCGGGATTGACGGCTTGATCATTCCGGATCTCCCACTGGAAATTTACAAAGCCGAATACGAACCCCTGTTCCTAAAACACGGATTATCAGCCATATTCCTCGTTACACCCCAAACTTCCGATAGCCGGATCCTGGAAATCGATGCCGCTTCTTCCACTTTTATCTACCTCGTTAGTACAGCAGCCGTTACCGGGGGAGCAGGAGAATTTGGTCCTGAACAAATGGATTATTTCAAAAGAATTGCCGCTATGAATCTTAAAAACCCACTCATTACCGGTTTTGGAATTAGCTCTCAAAAAACGTTTTCGCAAGCTTCTGAGCATACGAAAGGAGCCATTATCGGAAGCGCTTTTGTCAATTTCATTAAAAACAACAGAATTGAAGATGTTAAATTATTTATCGAAAATATACTTTAA
- a CDS encoding TetR/AcrR family transcriptional regulator, with product MTEFNEKQIDILQVAERLFAEKGFDGTSIRDISKEAKINIAMISYYFGSKEKLLEALIFSRTADLKIQLENLRNEAIPPMEKIDRLIEFYVHRINKNKCIYQILHFEFSSQKRSVDFKAFTEVKKSNLLSLEKIITEGQDLGIFKKNIVIALIPPTILGTYFHFNMNRPYYEEIFDLKTEQDYDNYIKTDLTKHIQQTIKALLVYEN from the coding sequence ATGACCGAGTTTAACGAGAAACAGATTGACATCCTCCAGGTAGCTGAAAGGCTGTTTGCAGAGAAAGGTTTCGACGGGACTTCAATACGGGATATTTCGAAAGAAGCAAAAATCAACATTGCCATGATATCCTATTATTTCGGGTCTAAAGAAAAGCTCCTTGAGGCTTTGATTTTCTCCCGGACGGCAGACTTAAAAATCCAATTGGAAAACCTCCGGAATGAGGCCATCCCCCCAATGGAAAAAATTGACCGGCTGATTGAATTCTATGTCCACCGAATTAATAAAAACAAATGCATTTACCAGATCCTTCACTTCGAGTTTTCGTCTCAAAAAAGATCGGTAGATTTCAAGGCATTTACAGAGGTTAAAAAAAGTAATTTATTATCTTTAGAGAAGATTATTACGGAAGGCCAGGATCTTGGAATTTTTAAAAAAAATATCGTCATCGCGCTCATCCCTCCTACCATTTTAGGAACCTATTTTCACTTCAACATGAATCGCCCCTATTACGAGGAAATTTTTGATTTGAAAACAGAGCAGGATTATGATAACTATATAAAAACAGATTTAACAAAGCACATTCAACAAACCATTAAAGCTCTTCTCGTTTATGAAAATTAA
- a CDS encoding TolC family protein, translating to MKIKNFLLSLFFLFGISEIYAQEKSTLTLDEAINLALTKSTEANLANTKVASSQYELQTVKNNQYPTLKISGQYQRLTEANVNFKINTGGSSTEEGETTASPKVNQLVLGQASLAVPLFSGFKIRNSIKASENMLQAETYNAKNTKEQLAMNVVILYVNLYKAQQSVALINENIVSAKQRVKDFTAMEENGLIARNDLLKAQLQASNIQLSLDEAKKQVTTITYQLATLLKLPENTQITPSDPIFGNALNATATINENDALEGRSDLESLRWQQKASEANIKIAQANYYPSLSLTGGYVAFNLQNVLEVTNAINFGIGLSYDLSSIFKNNKDVKLATSRASETRQSVELLTDRVKVEVQEAQENYNLMIKQNKVYVEATGQATENYRIVKDKYDNGLSDTNDLLEADVQQLQSKINEAYSKADITQSYYALLNASGKLTNSFNLTKN from the coding sequence ATGAAAATTAAAAATTTTCTACTGAGTCTTTTTTTCCTGTTTGGTATATCCGAAATATATGCCCAGGAAAAAAGTACACTCACCCTTGATGAGGCTATTAATTTAGCACTCACAAAAAGCACCGAAGCAAATTTGGCCAACACCAAAGTTGCGAGTTCGCAATACGAACTACAGACTGTAAAAAACAACCAGTATCCAACCCTTAAAATTTCGGGCCAGTACCAACGTCTTACGGAAGCTAATGTTAACTTCAAAATCAACACTGGAGGTTCTTCTACAGAGGAAGGTGAAACTACTGCTTCGCCAAAAGTAAACCAGTTGGTTTTGGGGCAAGCCAGTTTGGCTGTACCCCTGTTCAGTGGTTTTAAAATCAGGAACAGCATTAAGGCTTCTGAAAACATGTTGCAGGCAGAAACCTACAATGCTAAAAATACAAAAGAACAATTGGCCATGAATGTGGTGATTCTTTATGTGAACCTTTACAAGGCACAACAGTCGGTTGCCCTGATCAATGAAAACATCGTCAGTGCCAAACAACGCGTCAAAGATTTTACTGCGATGGAGGAAAATGGACTGATTGCCCGTAATGATCTTTTGAAAGCACAATTGCAGGCTTCCAATATTCAACTGTCCTTAGACGAAGCCAAAAAACAAGTGACCACAATCACCTACCAGTTGGCTACGTTACTGAAGCTTCCTGAAAATACGCAAATCACACCGAGTGATCCTATTTTTGGAAATGCGCTGAATGCTACTGCCACCATCAATGAAAATGATGCACTGGAAGGGCGAAGCGACCTGGAATCCTTAAGATGGCAACAAAAAGCTTCGGAAGCCAATATCAAAATTGCACAGGCTAATTATTACCCTTCTTTATCTTTAACTGGAGGTTATGTTGCTTTTAATCTTCAAAACGTCTTAGAAGTCACCAATGCGATTAATTTCGGTATTGGATTGTCTTATGACCTGTCTTCTATTTTCAAAAACAACAAAGACGTGAAATTAGCAACCAGCCGTGCTTCTGAGACAAGACAGTCCGTAGAGCTATTAACAGACCGTGTAAAAGTAGAAGTGCAGGAAGCACAGGAAAACTACAACCTGATGATCAAGCAAAATAAAGTATATGTGGAAGCTACAGGACAGGCTACTGAAAATTACAGAATTGTAAAAGACAAATACGACAATGGGCTTTCGGACACCAATGACCTGCTGGAAGCCGACGTGCAACAATTGCAATCCAAAATCAACGAAGCCTATTCAAAAGCAGATATTACTCAAAGTTATTACGCCTTGCTGAACGCCTCTGGAAAATTAACCAACTCATTCAACCTTACCAAAAATTAA
- a CDS encoding HlyD family secretion protein: MEKKETNKKFTIIIIALVSIGLVYGIYKYVHSLSHETTDDAQIEKNMNPIIPRVTGYVTKVYVKDNDFVKKGDTLFTIDDKDYQVKVEEANAALVAAQGNLEVSKADIGGALANISISEANISSAGGNIETAKIRLSRATNDFVRYQNLYKNKSITKQQFEQAEAAKLEAESEVRILQQQQKASSFQKSVASSRSNVTNKQTEVAAANIKRAQAVLDAAKLNLSYTVVTASIDGQVSKINIQPGQLVQPGQSLFYIINNSEAWVIANFKETQLSKMVIGQKVGISVDAYPDTEFMGTITSFSPATGARFSLLPPDNATGNFVKTIQRLPVKISLDANNDPEKIKNLRPGMNVDVDVHLK; the protein is encoded by the coding sequence ATGGAAAAGAAAGAAACAAATAAGAAATTTACCATCATCATTATTGCTTTGGTATCCATAGGCCTCGTTTATGGAATCTACAAGTATGTGCACTCGCTTTCTCACGAAACTACCGATGATGCCCAGATTGAAAAAAACATGAACCCTATCATTCCGAGGGTAACAGGATATGTTACCAAAGTATATGTGAAAGATAATGACTTTGTCAAAAAAGGCGATACCCTTTTCACTATCGATGACAAAGATTACCAGGTCAAAGTAGAAGAAGCAAACGCTGCTTTAGTTGCTGCACAAGGTAACCTGGAAGTATCCAAAGCAGATATCGGTGGTGCCCTGGCCAATATTTCTATTTCTGAAGCTAACATCTCTTCTGCAGGCGGAAACATCGAAACTGCAAAAATCAGGCTTTCGAGAGCTACAAATGACTTTGTACGCTACCAAAACCTGTATAAAAACAAATCGATTACCAAACAACAGTTTGAGCAGGCTGAAGCCGCAAAACTGGAAGCGGAAAGCGAAGTTCGTATTTTACAACAACAACAGAAAGCCAGCAGTTTCCAAAAATCGGTTGCTTCTTCCCGTTCTAATGTAACGAACAAACAAACTGAAGTTGCCGCAGCTAATATCAAAAGAGCACAGGCGGTTCTTGATGCAGCAAAATTAAACCTGAGTTACACTGTAGTTACCGCCTCTATTGACGGACAGGTTTCTAAAATCAACATTCAGCCGGGACAATTAGTACAACCGGGACAATCCCTGTTTTATATCATCAACAACAGTGAAGCCTGGGTTATTGCCAATTTCAAAGAAACCCAGTTGAGCAAAATGGTTATTGGACAAAAAGTGGGCATCTCTGTCGATGCCTATCCTGATACAGAATTCATGGGAACGATCACCTCTTTCTCTCCTGCTACCGGCGCACGTTTCTCTTTGCTGCCTCCGGATAATGCTACTGGAAACTTTGTAAAAACAATTCAAAGGCTACCGGTAAAAATCAGCCTGGATGCCAATAACGATCCTGAAAAAATCAAAAATCTGCGTCCAGGAATGAATGTAGATGTTGATGTACATTTAAAATAA
- a CDS encoding DHA2 family efflux MFS transporter permease subunit — translation MEATAGEDSLVEYGFRRVIITITAVLCALLEIVDTTIVNVALTDMRGSLGATLTDVAWVITAYAIANVIVIPMTSWLSQQFGRRNYFAVSIIIFTVSSFLCGNASNIWELVAFRFIQGLGGGALLVTAQTIITESYPVAKRGMAQAIYGMGVIVGPTLGPPLGGYLVENYSWPYIFYINIPLGIIATLLTLTYVKSPKYGEKLKANQVDWWGIILLAAFIGSLQFVLEHGQQDDWFDEPLIVILSVVSLFGLVLFIWRELTYQYPIVNLSVLKDGNLRIGTVMCFILGFGLYGSTLILPIYTQSVLGWTALDAGLLLIPGSITTAIMMPIIGQLLQRGVPQGYMVGIGFLIFFFFTFWMHNVITPDTGAEHMFWPLILRGIGLGLLFVPITTLALSTLKGKHIGEGAAFTGMMRQLGGSFGIAIITTFITRFSQDHRVNLVANLSTDKLEVQNRVHQLQQGFMSKGFSASEALGKAYQVLEGSVMKQATVLSYMDIFMYLGIMFLCCIPIIFFIKKGQNKINPADAMH, via the coding sequence ATGGAAGCAACTGCAGGAGAAGACAGTTTAGTCGAATACGGCTTCAGGAGGGTGATCATTACGATTACTGCGGTACTTTGCGCCCTGCTGGAGATCGTCGATACCACGATCGTTAATGTCGCTTTAACCGACATGCGCGGAAGCCTTGGTGCAACCCTAACCGACGTTGCCTGGGTAATTACTGCTTATGCGATTGCAAACGTAATCGTAATCCCAATGACCAGCTGGCTGTCACAGCAATTTGGAAGACGGAATTATTTTGCCGTTTCAATTATTATATTTACCGTTTCATCATTTTTATGCGGAAACGCCTCCAATATCTGGGAACTCGTAGCCTTCCGTTTCATACAAGGGCTTGGAGGAGGTGCCTTACTGGTAACCGCACAGACTATCATTACAGAAAGTTATCCTGTGGCGAAACGTGGAATGGCACAAGCCATCTACGGGATGGGAGTTATTGTAGGGCCTACTTTAGGGCCGCCTTTGGGAGGTTACCTGGTGGAAAATTATTCCTGGCCTTATATTTTCTATATCAATATCCCATTGGGTATTATCGCTACATTACTAACACTGACCTATGTTAAAAGCCCGAAATATGGCGAGAAATTAAAAGCCAACCAGGTCGACTGGTGGGGAATCATACTTTTAGCCGCATTTATCGGATCCTTACAGTTTGTACTGGAACACGGACAACAGGATGACTGGTTCGACGAACCATTGATTGTTATACTGAGTGTAGTCAGCCTCTTTGGCCTCGTGCTATTCATCTGGAGAGAGCTCACTTATCAGTACCCGATTGTTAACCTGAGTGTATTAAAAGATGGAAACCTGCGGATTGGAACCGTTATGTGTTTTATCCTTGGTTTCGGATTGTACGGCTCGACGCTGATCCTCCCGATCTATACCCAATCGGTATTGGGATGGACCGCACTCGACGCCGGATTACTACTGATTCCAGGGTCGATCACCACAGCGATCATGATGCCGATTATCGGGCAATTGCTGCAACGTGGCGTACCACAGGGTTACATGGTAGGTATCGGGTTCCTGATTTTCTTTTTCTTTACCTTCTGGATGCATAATGTAATCACACCGGATACCGGAGCGGAACACATGTTCTGGCCCCTGATCCTGAGAGGAATTGGACTTGGACTACTGTTTGTACCGATCACCACGCTGGCCCTTTCTACCCTGAAAGGAAAACATATTGGTGAAGGTGCGGCATTTACAGGAATGATGCGCCAATTGGGCGGATCTTTTGGTATTGCGATCATCACCACCTTTATTACCCGTTTCAGCCAGGACCACCGTGTCAACCTGGTAGCTAACCTGAGTACCGATAAATTAGAAGTACAAAACAGGGTGCACCAGTTGCAACAAGGATTTATGTCCAAAGGATTTAGTGCCAGTGAAGCGCTTGGAAAAGCCTATCAGGTCTTGGAAGGTTCAGTCATGAAACAAGCAACAGTGCTTTCCTATATGGATATCTTTATGTACCTGGGTATTATGTTCCTGTGCTGTATCCCAATTATTTTTTTCATCAAAAAAGGGCAAAACAAGATCAATCCGGCAGATGCCATGCACTAA
- a CDS encoding DUF3861 domain-containing protein → MNKRNHQYRITVTHLESAKESAPIQPELQIDIENHDDIFAVIEKIQQKQLFDDPQQATEFGLGLKLFSEVLLKNRKHPLFDEFYPAFGDFMKKLKSQ, encoded by the coding sequence ATGAATAAAAGAAACCACCAATACCGGATTACCGTAACGCATTTGGAAAGTGCGAAAGAGTCAGCTCCGATACAGCCCGAATTGCAAATTGATATAGAAAATCATGATGATATTTTTGCTGTTATTGAAAAGATACAACAAAAGCAGCTGTTTGACGATCCACAACAAGCCACAGAATTCGGGTTAGGGTTAAAGTTATTCAGTGAAGTCCTGCTCAAAAACCGAAAACATCCTTTATTCGATGAATTCTATCCCGCCTTTGGCGATTTCATGAAAAAGCTAAAGTCACAATAA
- a CDS encoding S1/P1 nuclease yields MKHLLKIALVVIFFITSSGSLFAWGTTGHRVVAEIAERNLSRKAKRNIQKLIGNQSLAYWANWPDFIKSDPAMKFSDTWHYVNVEGNLSHDDFMKELANSSEENLYKKALFLADQLKNNKNLDLKTKQQYLYFIIHMIGDGHQPLHVGRLEDLGGNKVTVEWFGSKTNIHSVWDSKLVDFDKYSFTEYATVLDLNDKKLKKELAQGTLADWIYDSYTIANKIYAEVKQNDDLSYRYHYLNKDILENQMLKGGVRLAKVLNEIYN; encoded by the coding sequence ATGAAGCATCTTTTAAAAATAGCTTTAGTAGTTATTTTCTTTATCACCAGCTCCGGCAGCCTATTTGCCTGGGGAACAACCGGACACCGTGTGGTAGCCGAAATCGCGGAACGCAACCTGTCCCGTAAAGCAAAACGAAACATCCAGAAATTGATCGGGAATCAATCTTTGGCGTATTGGGCGAACTGGCCTGATTTTATCAAATCCGATCCTGCAATGAAATTTTCCGATACCTGGCACTACGTTAATGTGGAGGGCAACCTGTCTCATGATGATTTCATGAAAGAACTGGCGAATTCTTCAGAGGAGAATTTGTATAAAAAAGCCTTATTTCTGGCAGACCAGTTGAAGAACAATAAAAACCTGGACCTGAAAACCAAACAGCAGTACCTGTATTTTATCATCCACATGATCGGGGATGGGCACCAGCCATTACACGTTGGTCGTCTGGAAGACCTGGGAGGCAATAAGGTTACAGTAGAGTGGTTTGGTAGTAAAACCAACATTCACTCAGTATGGGATTCAAAATTGGTAGATTTTGACAAATATAGCTTTACTGAATATGCTACGGTATTGGATTTGAACGATAAAAAACTAAAAAAAGAATTGGCACAGGGTACATTGGCCGACTGGATTTATGATTCGTATACCATTGCCAATAAGATTTATGCTGAGGTAAAGCAAAACGATGACCTGAGTTACCGTTACCATTACCTGAACAAAGATATTCTGGAAAACCAAATGCTAAAAGGCGGTGTACGTCTGGCAAAAGTTTTAAATGAAATCTACAATTAA
- the yaaA gene encoding peroxide stress protein YaaA: MKIVISPAKSLDFETKLPIRKYSQPDFLAESEIINAVLKEKSPNDLSALMHISDKLANLNWERNQSWSTPFTKENARPAAFAFNGDVYGGLDAYTIPAAKIDKLQDTLRILSGLYGLLKPLDLIQPYRLEMGTKLPVGESKNLYEFWKTQITDQLNEELTEKEIFINLASKEYFDAVDTKRLKVPVITPEFKDYKDGKAKIISFFAKRARGLMVRYILDKNVRTIEGLKGFDSEGYRYDEQLSKGNALVFTR; the protein is encoded by the coding sequence ATGAAAATTGTCATATCGCCTGCCAAATCTCTGGATTTCGAAACTAAATTGCCGATCCGTAAATACAGCCAACCGGATTTTTTGGCGGAATCGGAAATCATCAATGCGGTGCTAAAAGAAAAATCACCAAACGATTTGAGTGCCCTGATGCATATTTCAGATAAGCTGGCCAATCTCAATTGGGAACGGAACCAATCCTGGAGTACACCTTTTACGAAAGAAAATGCCCGTCCTGCGGCATTTGCTTTTAATGGCGATGTATATGGAGGATTGGACGCTTATACCATTCCGGCAGCTAAAATCGATAAGCTCCAGGATACGCTGCGCATTTTGTCAGGATTGTATGGACTGCTTAAGCCATTGGACCTGATTCAGCCTTATCGTTTGGAAATGGGGACAAAACTGCCTGTAGGAGAATCTAAAAACCTGTATGAATTCTGGAAAACCCAAATCACGGATCAGCTCAATGAAGAACTTACTGAGAAAGAGATTTTTATAAATTTAGCCAGTAAGGAATATTTTGACGCGGTAGATACCAAGCGGTTGAAAGTTCCGGTAATCACTCCGGAGTTTAAAGACTATAAAGACGGTAAGGCAAAAATAATAAGCTTCTTTGCCAAACGTGCACGTGGCTTGATGGTACGGTATATATTGGACAAAAATGTACGCACTATTGAAGGGCTAAAAGGATTTGATAGTGAAGGCTACCGGTACGATGAACAGTTGTCTAAAGGTAATGCATTGGTTTTTACCCGATAA
- a CDS encoding RluA family pseudouridine synthase, which translates to MDQFPTTDVDLEDELFEHFKFEASKGQSPLRVDKYLMGLISNATRNKIQNAATSGNIFVNDVTVKSNYKVKAGDVVKVMLSHPPFENNVEPENIPLDVVYEDDALLIVNKPAGLVVHPGHGNYTGTLVNALAYHFENLPMNSSERPGLVHRIDKDTTGLLVVAKTEAAMTHLAKQFEAKTSEREYVALVWGNVVEEEGTITGNIARHVKDRMQMAVFADEEIGKHAVTHYKVLERFGYVTLISCKLETGRTHQIRVHLKHIGHTLFNDARYGGDIILKGTTFTKYKQFIDNCFKILPRQALHAKTLGFVHPVTGEMMRFDTELPQDMKDILEKWRTYSKSHTVEEEED; encoded by the coding sequence ATGGATCAGTTTCCAACAACAGATGTCGATTTAGAAGATGAGTTATTCGAACATTTTAAATTTGAAGCCTCCAAAGGGCAGTCACCGCTAAGGGTGGATAAATATTTAATGGGACTCATTTCCAATGCAACCCGAAATAAAATACAAAACGCAGCCACATCAGGCAATATATTTGTCAATGATGTGACTGTAAAATCCAATTATAAAGTCAAAGCTGGGGATGTGGTGAAGGTGATGCTTTCACATCCGCCGTTTGAAAACAATGTAGAACCGGAAAACATTCCTTTGGATGTAGTGTATGAAGATGATGCCTTGCTGATTGTCAATAAACCGGCAGGATTGGTTGTGCATCCGGGACATGGTAATTATACCGGTACTCTGGTCAATGCGCTGGCCTATCATTTTGAAAACCTCCCGATGAACAGCAGTGAGCGCCCGGGACTTGTGCACCGTATCGATAAAGATACCACGGGGCTATTGGTAGTGGCCAAAACAGAGGCGGCTATGACGCATTTAGCGAAGCAATTTGAAGCTAAAACTTCCGAAAGGGAATATGTAGCCTTAGTGTGGGGGAATGTCGTTGAAGAGGAAGGGACGATTACCGGAAATATAGCACGCCACGTAAAAGACAGGATGCAAATGGCTGTTTTTGCAGATGAAGAAATCGGGAAACATGCAGTAACGCATTATAAAGTACTGGAGCGTTTTGGATATGTAACGTTGATTTCCTGCAAATTGGAAACGGGACGGACACATCAAATTCGGGTACACCTGAAACACATCGGGCATACCTTATTTAATGATGCGCGCTATGGCGGGGATATCATTCTGAAAGGAACCACGTTTACAAAATACAAACAGTTTATTGATAACTGTTTCAAAATATTGCCAAGACAGGCGCTGCATGCCAAAACATTAGGTTTTGTACATCCTGTAACCGGCGAAATGATGCGTTTTGATACCGAATTGCCTCAGGATATGAAAGATATACTGGAAAAATGGCGTACGTACTCCAAATCACATACGGTAGAAGAGGAGGAAGATTAA
- a CDS encoding PASTA domain-containing protein translates to MSLKNFLTSRVFIKQLIIAFLILGVSIFLLLQWLNFSTNHGEEIIVPNLKKLSVAQMEDKLKSMDLNYEITDSIDFKEDFPVGSVVEQDPLPNTKVKKNRKIYVRINSSGYAKIKLPDYVQKTYRQVLPSLLSLGLEEGKITYRPNLAKDMVLEVSQNGKILREGDAVLKKSKIDLVLGDGKIGFDEQIDSTEIQ, encoded by the coding sequence ATGAGTCTGAAAAATTTCCTTACCAGCCGGGTGTTTATAAAGCAGCTAATCATAGCGTTCCTGATTCTTGGTGTTTCTATTTTTTTACTATTGCAATGGCTGAATTTCAGTACGAATCATGGGGAAGAAATTATTGTTCCCAACCTTAAAAAACTGAGCGTGGCTCAAATGGAGGACAAACTAAAAAGTATGGACCTTAATTATGAAATTACCGATTCTATTGACTTTAAAGAGGATTTTCCGGTAGGTTCTGTCGTAGAACAGGATCCGCTTCCAAATACAAAGGTGAAAAAGAACCGAAAAATATATGTACGGATCAATTCTTCGGGATATGCTAAAATCAAACTTCCGGATTACGTACAAAAAACATACAGGCAAGTGCTGCCTTCCTTATTATCTTTAGGGCTGGAAGAAGGAAAGATTACTTACCGTCCTAACCTGGCAAAAGATATGGTGCTGGAAGTGAGCCAAAATGGTAAAATCCTTAGAGAAGGGGATGCAGTATTGAAGAAATCTAAAATCGATTTGGTTTTGGGTGATGGAAAAATAGGCTTTGATGAACAAATAGATAGTACAGAGATACAATAA
- a CDS encoding D-alanine--D-alanine ligase, which produces MKNVAIIMGGYSSEFQISLTSGNVVYQSLDKSKYSLYRVHILEKGWELVDADDAHYPINKHDFSADVKGQKINFDVVFNAIHGTPGEDGLLQAYFQLLGIPQTACDYYQAALTFNKRDLLAVLRPYGIKTAVSYYLNEGDAIDQDKIIATVGLPCFVKPNKAGSSFGISKVKTKDELLYAIANAYKEDNELIIESFLDGTEVSVGVINYKGAITVLPITEIVSENDFFDYEAKYLGKSQEITPARISDALTEKVGAVAKRAYEVLKMKGFSRSEFIIVDDEPYMLEMNTIPGMTTESILPQQAKAAGISLADLFGNALELALATDTK; this is translated from the coding sequence ATGAAAAATGTAGCCATTATTATGGGCGGATATTCCAGCGAGTTCCAAATTTCCCTTACAAGCGGAAATGTGGTTTACCAATCACTGGACAAATCAAAATACAGCCTTTACCGCGTCCATATCCTGGAAAAAGGATGGGAATTGGTCGATGCAGATGACGCACATTACCCGATTAACAAACATGATTTTTCTGCGGATGTGAAGGGCCAGAAAATCAATTTTGATGTAGTTTTCAATGCGATTCATGGTACTCCCGGTGAAGATGGCCTCTTACAAGCGTACTTCCAGCTTTTGGGTATTCCACAAACAGCCTGCGATTATTACCAGGCAGCACTAACCTTCAATAAACGGGATCTTTTGGCCGTACTGAGGCCTTATGGCATCAAAACGGCAGTTTCCTATTACCTTAATGAAGGTGATGCCATCGACCAGGATAAAATCATAGCTACCGTTGGCCTTCCCTGTTTTGTAAAACCCAATAAGGCAGGATCCAGTTTTGGGATTTCCAAAGTTAAAACCAAGGATGAGCTTTTATATGCTATTGCAAATGCCTACAAAGAAGACAACGAACTGATCATTGAAAGTTTCCTTGACGGTACCGAAGTATCTGTTGGCGTCATCAATTATAAAGGAGCAATTACCGTATTGCCGATTACTGAAATCGTTTCTGAAAATGACTTCTTCGATTACGAAGCGAAATACCTTGGAAAATCACAGGAGATTACGCCAGCGCGCATTTCTGATGCACTAACGGAAAAAGTAGGCGCCGTTGCAAAACGTGCGTATGAAGTCCTGAAAATGAAAGGATTCTCCAGAAGTGAATTCATTATCGTAGACGACGAACCCTACATGCTGGAAATGAATACCATTCCGGGAATGACCACAGAAAGTATTTTACCCCAACAGGCGAAAGCAGCCGGGATCAGCCTTGCTGATTTGTTTGGGAATGCATTGGAACTGGCTTTGGCCACAGACACAAAATAA
- the coaD gene encoding pantetheine-phosphate adenylyltransferase, with translation MRKAIFPGSFDPMTLGHYDIIKRAIPLFDEIIIAIGVNAEKKYMFSLEERKQFLEAAFENDPSVSVITYTGLTVDLCKVHKAKFILRGLRNPADFEFEKAIAHTNRKLSKVETVFLLTAANTSYISSSIVRDVIRNNGDYTVLVPDAVRVK, from the coding sequence ATGAGAAAAGCCATATTCCCGGGTTCTTTTGACCCTATGACGCTTGGGCACTATGATATTATCAAAAGAGCCATTCCGCTTTTTGATGAGATTATTATAGCCATTGGCGTGAACGCTGAAAAAAAGTATATGTTTTCACTAGAAGAGCGCAAGCAATTCCTGGAAGCCGCTTTTGAAAATGACCCTTCAGTCTCCGTGATCACCTATACGGGTCTTACGGTAGATTTATGCAAAGTGCACAAAGCAAAATTCATCCTGAGAGGCTTACGCAATCCCGCTGACTTTGAATTTGAAAAAGCCATTGCACATACCAACCGAAAGCTTTCTAAAGTGGAAACGGTATTCCTGCTGACTGCAGCCAACACCTCCTATATCAGCTCGAGCATCGTACGTGACGTTATCCGGAATAATGGTGACTATACTGTTTTGGTACCCGATGCCGTACGCGTAAAATAA